From the Manihot esculenta cultivar AM560-2 chromosome 3, M.esculenta_v8, whole genome shotgun sequence genome, one window contains:
- the LOC110611343 gene encoding eukaryotic translation initiation factor 3 subunit B, with product MADVMIMNEIESRAAAAGIDLSLVDLNSIQLPRGENFGIISDDEDVYQEEQLDFETGFGNIIVVDNLPVVPREKFDKLEGVIRKIYGQIGVIKEDGLWMPVDPETQKTLGYCFIEYNTPQEAELAKEKTNGYKLDRSHIFAVSMFDDFEKFMKVPDEWAPPEFRPYVPGENLQHWLTDEKARDQFVISAGSDTEVFWNDARQMKPDPVYKRSYWTESFVQWSPLGTYLATVHRQGAAVWGGSSAFNRLMRYAHPQVKLIDFSPAEKYLVTYSSHEPSNPRDANRIVINIFDVRTGKVMRDFKGSADEFAIGGTGGVTGVSWPIFRWGGGKDDKYFAKIGKNMISVYETETFSLIDKKSLKVENVMDFSWSPTDPILALFVPELAGGNQPARVSLVQIPSKEELRQKNLFSVSDCKMYWQSNGDYLAVKVDRYTKSKRTTYTGFELFRIKERDIPIEVLELDNKNDKIIAFAWEPKGHRFAVIHGDSPRPDVSFYSMRTAHHTGRVSKLTTLKGKQANALFWSPAGHYILLAGLKGFNGQLEFYNVDELETMATTEHFMATDIEWDPTGRYVATSVTSVHHEMENGFNIWSFSGKLLYRILKDHFFQFLWRPRPPSFLSPEKEEEIANNLKKYSKKYEAEDQDVSLQLSEQDREKRRMLKDEWDKWVNEWKLLHEEEKLERQKLRDGEASDEEEEYEAKEIEVEELLDVAEEVLSFDFGQE from the exons ATGGCGGACGTTATGATAATGAATGAAATTGAGTCTCGGGCGGCCGCGGCTGGTATTGATCTCTCTCTCGTCGATCTCAACTCCATTCAGCTTCCTCGTGGCGAAAATTTTGGAATCATTAG CGATGATGAAGATGTTTACCAGGAAGAACAGCTGGATTTTGAGACTGGCTTTGGTAACATTATTGTTGTTGATAATCTACCAGTTGTTCCCCGAGAAAAATTTGATAAGCTTGAAGGTGTGATTCGGAAAATTTATGGCCAGATTGGTGTAATTAAGGAGGATGGTCTCTGGATGCCTGTTGATCCTGAAACCCAGAAAACCTTGGGTTACTGCTTTATAGAGTATAACACTCCTCAG GAAGCTGAGCTAGCTAAGGAGAAAACAAATGGTTACAAGTTGGATAGATCACATATTTTTGCTGTCAGCatgtttgatgattttgaaaaatttatgaaaGTTCCGGATGAGTGGGCTCCTCCTGAATTCAGGCCATATGTTCCCGGG GAAAATCTTCAACATTGGCTTACTGATGAAAAAGCCCGAGATCAATTTGTAATAAGTGCTGGTTCAGATACTGAGGTTTTCTGGAATGACGCAAGACAGATGAAACCTGATCCTGTTTACAAACGTTCT TATTGGACTGAGAGTTTTGTACAGTGGTCCCCCCTTGGAACATACTTGGCAACAGTTCACAGGCAGGGTGCCGCTGTCTGGGGTGGTTCAAGTGCCTTTAATAGGTTAATGCGATATGCTCATCCTCAG GTTAAACTGATTGACTTTTCTCCTGCTGAGAAATATTTGGTTACCTACAGCAGCCATGAACCAAGCAATCCTCGTGATGCAAAT AGGATTGTGATAAATATTTTTGATGTACGAACTGGGAAAGTGATGAGAGATTTCAAGGGTAGCGCTGATGAATTTGCAATTGGCGGAACTGGTGGTGTTACAGGGGTGTCGTGGCCCATTTTCAG GTGGGGTGGTGGAAAAGATGACAAATACTTTGCCAAAATTGGGAAAAACATGATTTCTGTCTATGAGACTGAGACCTTCAGTCTGATTGACAAGAAGTCTCTGAAGGTTGAAAATGTTATGGACTTCAGTTGGTCGCCCACTGATCCCATTCTGGCACTTTTTGTTCCTGAACTTGCTGGTGGTAACCAACCTGCCAGG GTGTCTCTTGTTCAAATTCCCAGTAAAGAGGAACTAAGGCAGAAGAATCTTTTCAGTGTTAGTGATTGTAAAATGTACTGGCAAAGCAATGGGGATTATCTTGCTGTAAAGGTTGATCGGTATACAAAATCAAAGAGGACCACATACACGGGCTTTGAGCTCTTCCGGATAAAAGAGCGAGACATACCCATTGAGGTGTTGGAACTTGACAATAAGAATGACAAGATCATTGCCTTTGCTTGGGAGCCAAAGGGTCATAGGTTTGCTGTTATTCATGGGGATAGCCCAAGGCCTGATGTAAGCTTTTATTCAATGAGGACTGCTCATCATACTGGCCGGGTTTCAAAGCTTACTACGCTCAAAGGCAAACAGGCAAATGCTCTTTTCTGGTCACCTGCTGGCCACTATATATTACTTGCTGGGCTGAAGGGTTTTAATGGACAATTGGAATTCTATAATGTAGACGAGCTTGAGACTATGGCAACAACTGAGCATTTTATGGCAACAGACATTGAATGGGATCCCACAGGGAG GTATGTTGCAACTTCAGTGACTTCAGTTCATCATGAAATGGAAAATGGATTCAATATCTGGTCTTTCAGTGGCAAGCTACTCTATCGGATACTTAAGGATCATTTCTTCCAG TTCTTGTGGCGCCCAAGGCCACCCTCCTTTTTGAGtccagaaaaggaagaagaaatagCAAACAATTTGAAGAAGTATAGTAAGAAATATGAGGCAGAGGACCAAGACGTTTCATTGCAATTGAGTGAGCAAGACCGAGAGAAGCGGAGAATGTTGAAGGATGAATGGGATAAATGGGTGAATGAGTGGAAACTGTTGcatgaagaagaaaaattgGAGAGACAGAAGTTGAGGGATGGAGAAGCCAGTGACGAAGAAGAGGAGTACGAGGCCAAAGAAATAGAAGTTGAGGAGCTGTTGGATGTTGCAGAGGAGGTTCTTTCATTTGATTTTGGACAGGAATAG
- the LOC110610917 gene encoding lariat debranching enzyme, which translates to MKIAVEGCMHGDLDIVYQTIQHMERLNGIKIDLLLCCGDFQAVRNARDMESLNVPPKYREMKSFWKYYSGQEVAPIPTIFIGGNHEASNYLWELYYGGWAAPNIYFLGFAGVVKFGNVRIGGLSGIYNARDYRLGHHERPPYNENTIRSVYHVREYDVHKLMQVEEPIDIFLSHDWPLGITDCGNWQQLVRYKRHFENEIRERTLGSKAAAQLLEKLRPPYWFSAHLHCKFAALVQHGEGGPTTKFLALDKCLPRRKFLQIIDIESESGPYEIQYDEEWLAITRKFNPIFPLTYKNANFGGTQIEMQDCRQWVRSRLQTRGAKPFEFAQTVPSYDPSQLDSNNLSFDCPRNPQTESLLQLLELPYLLDSVSESRGTTYDLTPLIRGASSVENSEEIPIDDVDELEESAEVDDTET; encoded by the exons ATGAAGATAGCTGTAGAGGGATGTATGCATGGAGATCTGGACATCGTCTACCAAACAATCCAACACATGGAAAGATTGAACGGCATCAAAATCGACCTTCTTCTCTGTTGCGGCGATTTCCAG GCTGTGAGGAATGCGAGAGACATGGAGAGCTTAAATGTGCCGCCTAAATATCGCGAGATGAAGTCATTTTGGAAGTACTATTCAGGACAAGAAGTCGCTCCGATTCCGACCATTTTCATCGGTGGGAACCATGAAGCTTCCAATTATTTATGGGAACT ATATTATGGAGGATGGGCAGCCCCTAATATTTACTTCTTGGGATTTGCTGGGGTGGTCAAGTTTGGCAACGTACGTATAGGTGGCCTTTCTGGGATTTATAATGCGCGAGATTATCGTTTAG GACACCATGAGAGGCCTCCCTATAATGAGAATACTATAAGGTCTGTATATCACGTTCGTGAGTATGATGTCCACAAACTCATGCAAGTTGAGGAACCCattgatatttttctttcaCATGATTGGCCTCTTGGAATCACTGATTGTGGGAACTGGCAGCAACTAGTTAGATATAAACGACATTTTGAAAATGAG ATTCGGGAAAGAACTCTTGGAAGTAAAGCAGCTGCTCAGCTGCTGGAAAAGTTGAGGCCTCCTTATTGGTTTTCGGCTCACTTGCACTGCAAATTTGCTGCCCTTGTTCAACATGGGGAAGGTGGCCCAACAACAAAATTTCTAGCACTTGATAAGTGTCTTCCAAGGCGCAAATTTTTGCAG ATTATTGATATAGAATCAGAATCTGGACCTTATGAGATTCAGTATGATGAAGAATGGCTGGCAATAACCAGGAAGTTCAACCCTATCTTTCCGTTAACATATAAAAATGCAAATTTTGG TGGTACACAGATTGAGATGCAAGATTGTCGACAATGGGTTAGGAGCAGGCTGCAAACAAGAGGGGCCAAACCTTTTGAATTTGCACAGACTGTTCCTTCTTATGATCCCAGCCAACTTGACTCAAATAATTTGTCTTTTG ATTGTCCTAGGAATCCTCAAACAGAATCTTTATTGCAGCTTTTGGAACTCCCTTATCTTCTTGATAGTGTATCAGAATCAAGGGGAACAACTTATGATCTTACCCCATTAATAAGGGGAG CCTCTTCTGTTGAGAATAGTGAAGAAATTCccattgatgatgtggatgagttAGAAGAATCCGCAGAGGTTGATGATACAGAAACTTGA